One Megamonas hypermegale genomic window carries:
- a CDS encoding peptidase U32 family protein codes for MLLTKKSVELLAPAGNWETFVAAIDAGADAVYLGGKHFNMRMLKSDANFDNETLKKAVEYAHAHDALLYVTINNLISDDELPELEEYLKYLNEIQVDAILIQDLAIAQLVKNLGLKLTMHASIMMNSHNNAAISKLKEYGIRRVVVSREMSLKELSELKAADRDFELEYFVHGDMCICESGQCIHSGVLFANSSNRGRCMKACRWPYKIMDEATGEILPTKNDGDYVLALKDMCMFRNIPDLIQAGVYSFKIEGRMRSADFVSNIVSIYRRAIDSYVADPMGYQINEDDWKNLYENRVRDYSTCFAMNKPGSEAIGYSGKREPRFFSYAAKEADLECDWLKDEAPIKAKDDKKPKLIVKAATLAHARQALQNGADILIVGGEVYRPNKPWTLAEIETILDEAHEKNVKVIVNTPRTTLKDQCSELQQLCRDLNEIQPDGIMAGNLGAASIIYDCTAIPVFADHSFNLFNHVATQFLQENGIVGATASYEMPYPQVRTLIENSAMPIAITVHGNVEAMISDNNIPAMNLHYNPLENPDLNDKHFALVDTIGGKHSMRMDQLNRLHILFTHDLCLLPYIDKLMGAAAWRIEAQDYTPELTGLLTNIYRQVIDGTLADKNEALSKIQKESPRPLGIGVYRHKKSY; via the coding sequence ATGTTATTAACTAAAAAGTCTGTAGAACTACTCGCTCCAGCTGGCAATTGGGAAACTTTTGTTGCTGCTATTGATGCTGGAGCCGATGCTGTTTATTTGGGCGGTAAGCACTTCAATATGCGCATGCTCAAATCAGACGCTAATTTTGATAATGAAACGCTGAAAAAAGCCGTTGAATACGCTCATGCTCATGATGCTTTATTATATGTAACAATCAATAATCTTATCAGCGATGATGAATTACCAGAACTTGAAGAATATCTTAAATATTTAAATGAAATTCAAGTAGATGCAATCTTAATCCAAGATTTAGCTATAGCTCAACTCGTTAAAAATCTTGGACTCAAACTCACTATGCATGCATCTATCATGATGAATTCACATAATAACGCTGCTATCAGTAAATTAAAAGAATATGGCATTCGCCGTGTTGTTGTCAGTCGTGAAATGTCATTAAAAGAACTCAGTGAACTTAAAGCTGCTGATAGAGACTTTGAATTAGAATATTTTGTACACGGTGATATGTGTATCTGCGAAAGCGGTCAATGCATTCATTCCGGTGTGCTTTTCGCTAACAGCAGTAATCGCGGTCGTTGCATGAAAGCTTGTCGCTGGCCGTACAAAATCATGGACGAAGCTACAGGCGAAATCTTACCGACAAAAAATGATGGTGATTACGTATTAGCTTTAAAAGATATGTGCATGTTCCGCAACATTCCTGATTTAATCCAAGCAGGTGTATACTCTTTCAAAATTGAAGGACGCATGCGCAGTGCTGACTTCGTTTCTAATATCGTAAGCATTTATCGCCGCGCTATTGACAGTTATGTAGCTGACCCAATGGGTTATCAGATAAACGAAGATGATTGGAAAAATCTCTATGAAAATCGTGTGCGTGATTATTCCACATGCTTTGCTATGAATAAACCTGGCAGTGAAGCTATCGGTTACAGCGGTAAACGTGAACCACGCTTTTTCAGCTATGCTGCTAAAGAAGCCGATTTAGAATGTGATTGGCTCAAAGATGAAGCACCTATCAAAGCAAAAGACGATAAAAAACCTAAACTCATTGTAAAAGCCGCAACACTTGCACACGCTCGCCAAGCATTACAAAATGGTGCAGACATCCTCATCGTTGGCGGTGAAGTATATCGTCCAAACAAACCATGGACTTTAGCTGAAATCGAAACAATTCTCGATGAAGCCCATGAAAAAAATGTCAAAGTAATCGTTAATACACCACGCACTACATTAAAAGACCAATGTAGTGAACTTCAGCAATTATGCCGTGATTTAAATGAAATTCAGCCTGATGGCATCATGGCAGGAAATTTAGGCGCAGCTAGCATAATTTATGATTGCACAGCTATTCCTGTTTTTGCTGACCACAGCTTTAACTTATTCAATCACGTAGCTACACAATTTTTACAGGAAAATGGTATCGTTGGCGCTACAGCTTCTTATGAAATGCCATATCCACAAGTGCGCACACTCATAGAAAACAGCGCTATGCCAATCGCTATAACAGTTCATGGTAATGTAGAAGCTATGATTAGCGATAATAACATTCCTGCTATGAACTTGCATTATAATCCTCTTGAAAACCCTGATTTAAATGATAAACATTTCGCTTTAGTCGATACAATCGGTGGTAAACACTCCATGCGCATGGACCAACTCAACCGCTTGCATATCTTATTCACACATGATTTATGCCTCTTACCGTATATCGATAAATTAATGGGAGCTGCTGCATGGCGCATTGAAGCTCAAGATTATACACCAGAATTGACTGGTTTATTGACAAATATCTATCGCCAAGTAATCGATGGAACTTTAGCTGACAAAAATGAAGCTCTCTCTAAAATTCAAAAAGAAAGCCCTCGTCCACTTGGCATCGGCGTTTATCGTCATAAAAAATCTTATTAA
- a CDS encoding aspartate aminotransferase family protein: protein MAEYIGPEKCLEKKKKYIIPCLGHFFANPPQFVKGSMQYLYDHTGKKYLDCFAGVSVINCGHCNPEITDKVVKQVQTLQHVCNIYLTENIYNLAEKLAQVTPGRLQKSFFCSTGTEANEGALLLANIYNGKSEILALRNGLHGRTKLTMDVTGIGMWRTDPNPIGGIHFAPNPYCYRCPLGKKFPECDYACANAVEDIISYATSGQVSAMICEAIQGNAGIVVPPKGYFKRLKEILEKHDILLIIDEVQTGFARTGKMFAIENFDVEPDIMTMAKALGNGAPISCFISRPEIADKYTRPGASTLGGNPVSTTAGIAVLEYIEKHNLMENAKARGEQLRQGLRELQKKYPIIGDVRGLGLMTGAELINTDKSPAPDKVDFVVETMKDRGFLIGKNGIARNVLAFQPPLIITEENINDLLNNLGDVLALVK from the coding sequence ATGGCTGAATATATTGGCCCTGAAAAATGTCTAGAAAAAAAGAAAAAATACATCATTCCTTGTCTTGGTCATTTCTTTGCCAATCCACCTCAATTTGTAAAAGGTTCTATGCAATACCTTTATGACCATACTGGTAAAAAATATTTGGATTGCTTTGCTGGCGTATCCGTTATCAACTGCGGTCACTGCAATCCAGAAATAACTGATAAAGTAGTAAAACAAGTGCAAACACTTCAGCACGTTTGCAATATTTATTTAACTGAAAATATCTATAATCTCGCTGAAAAATTAGCTCAAGTTACACCAGGTCGTTTACAAAAATCCTTCTTCTGTTCCACTGGTACAGAAGCCAATGAAGGTGCTTTATTATTAGCTAATATCTACAATGGTAAAAGCGAAATCTTAGCACTCAGAAATGGTTTACACGGCAGAACAAAACTCACTATGGACGTAACTGGTATCGGCATGTGGAGAACTGACCCAAATCCTATCGGTGGCATTCACTTTGCACCAAATCCATATTGCTACCGTTGCCCACTTGGTAAAAAATTCCCAGAATGCGATTATGCTTGTGCTAATGCAGTAGAAGACATAATTAGTTATGCAACATCTGGTCAAGTTTCTGCCATGATTTGTGAAGCTATTCAGGGCAATGCTGGTATCGTAGTTCCTCCAAAAGGATATTTCAAACGCTTGAAAGAAATCCTTGAAAAACACGATATTTTGCTCATCATCGATGAAGTTCAAACAGGTTTTGCCCGTACAGGTAAGATGTTCGCTATTGAAAATTTCGATGTTGAACCAGATATCATGACTATGGCAAAAGCACTCGGTAACGGCGCACCTATCAGTTGCTTCATCTCTCGTCCTGAAATCGCTGATAAATATACTCGCCCAGGTGCTTCTACACTCGGTGGCAACCCAGTATCCACAACAGCAGGTATCGCAGTTCTCGAATACATCGAAAAACACAACCTCATGGAAAATGCTAAAGCTCGCGGTGAACAACTCCGCCAAGGCTTGCGCGAATTGCAGAAAAAATATCCAATCATCGGCGATGTTCGTGGCTTAGGCTTAATGACTGGTGCTGAACTTATAAATACAGATAAATCCCCAGCCCCAGACAAAGTTGATTTCGTTGTAGAAACAATGAAAGACCGCGGCTTCCTCATCGGCAAAAATGGTATCGCTAGAAATGTTCTCGCATTCCAGCCACCACTCATCATTACAGAAGAAAACATCAATGACTTACTCAACAATCTCGGCGATGTTTTAGCTCTTGTTAAATAA
- a CDS encoding HD domain-containing protein yields the protein MDLLHELTLAMIKYYQGDPKRIQHFIKVHSFAQLIGIGEKLDEKTLFTLETAALTHDIGIKLAESKFNSTNGKFQEQEGPAPAKEMLTELGFEQDVIDRVCYLIAHHHTYTNIDGIDYQILVEADFLVNLYEDNLPKKSVETALQRIFKTETGISLCKTMFDI from the coding sequence ATGGACTTATTACATGAACTTACATTGGCAATGATAAAATATTATCAGGGCGACCCAAAACGAATTCAACATTTCATCAAAGTACACAGCTTCGCCCAATTAATCGGCATTGGCGAAAAACTTGATGAAAAAACATTATTCACATTAGAAACTGCTGCACTGACACATGATATCGGCATAAAATTAGCTGAATCAAAATTCAACAGCACTAACGGAAAATTCCAAGAACAAGAAGGCCCTGCTCCAGCTAAAGAAATGCTGACAGAATTAGGCTTTGAACAAGATGTAATCGACCGCGTATGCTATCTTATAGCACATCATCACACTTATACAAATATCGATGGCATCGACTATCAAATTCTCGTTGAAGCCGATTTCCTTGTAAATTTATATGAAGATAATTTGCCAAAAAAATCTGTAGAAACAGCACTACAACGCATTTTTAAAACAGAAACTGGTATATCTTTATGTAAAACAATGTTTGATATCTAA
- a CDS encoding Na/Pi cotransporter family protein: MGEGLKIAFELLGGLALFIYSMNMMSQGLQNMAGEKMRYVLSVLTKNPVVGVLAGALVTCVLQSSSATTVMAIGFVSAGLMKLPQAISIIFGANIGTTMTAQLIAFKLSDYIWPIVFIGFVVYFFAKTEKLKNIGQTVFFFGLLFVGIEIMGSTMKPLVNAPIFTELIANVHDNPILGLLLGTVMTVIVQSSSATIAVLQNFASQAGVDGNSIIGLQGALPILLGDNIGTTITALLASIGQSKNAKRTAVAHSVFNITGSILFLCILPLFAQFVMYISPAGPETAVISRQIANAHTSFNLINTLLWLPLIPLMVKIVCFIVPDKKPGLSTKQVESEIA, from the coding sequence ATGGGTGAGGGTTTGAAAATTGCTTTTGAATTATTAGGTGGTTTAGCATTATTTATCTACAGTATGAATATGATGAGCCAAGGTTTACAAAATATGGCTGGAGAAAAAATGCGCTATGTACTCAGCGTATTGACTAAAAATCCAGTTGTAGGTGTATTAGCTGGTGCATTAGTTACATGTGTATTACAAAGCTCTAGTGCAACAACTGTAATGGCTATCGGTTTTGTCAGTGCAGGTTTAATGAAACTGCCACAAGCAATTTCCATTATTTTCGGTGCTAATATCGGTACGACAATGACAGCACAGTTAATCGCTTTTAAATTAAGTGACTATATTTGGCCAATAGTATTCATTGGTTTTGTAGTTTATTTCTTTGCTAAAACAGAAAAATTAAAAAATATCGGTCAAACAGTATTTTTCTTTGGTTTGTTATTTGTCGGTATTGAAATCATGGGTTCCACTATGAAACCTCTTGTAAATGCGCCAATTTTTACGGAGCTTATAGCAAATGTTCATGATAACCCAATTTTAGGTTTATTATTAGGAACAGTTATGACTGTTATCGTACAAAGCTCTAGTGCTACAATCGCAGTATTACAAAATTTCGCTTCTCAAGCAGGTGTAGATGGCAATAGTATAATTGGTCTTCAAGGTGCATTGCCAATCTTATTAGGAGATAATATCGGTACAACAATCACAGCATTATTAGCATCTATCGGTCAATCTAAAAATGCAAAACGCACAGCTGTAGCTCATAGCGTATTCAATATCACAGGTAGTATTTTATTCTTATGTATATTACCGTTGTTTGCTCAATTTGTAATGTATATTTCTCCAGCTGGTCCAGAAACTGCTGTAATCTCTCGTCAGATTGCCAATGCTCATACTTCATTTAATTTAATCAATACATTATTATGGTTGCCACTTATTCCATTAATGGTTAAAATAGTTTGTTTCATTGTTCCTGATAAAAAACCAGGTTTATCTACAAAACAGGTTGAATCAGAAATCGCTTAA
- a CDS encoding Bax inhibitor-1/YccA family protein codes for MANPAMKIISRPTAEYVDSPATMKGTFTKAFGLTLVTIISAVLSGMYLAGSPAAYGILVLGMIVGVVLTIVTCFKPQIAAMTTPGYAVFEGAVLGIISAQFERMYFGISAIAVGITLATMFLMLFLWRAQIIKVTNQVRSVIISMTGAVAIFYFINIIASLFGFHLMPTSGIFGIAISFIIAGVAAFNFLLDFDNIEQAVSYGAPKYMEYFCAFGLLLTLVWLYIEILRLIQMILAMFGGDE; via the coding sequence ATGGCAAATCCTGCTATGAAAATAATCAGCAGACCGACTGCCGAATATGTTGACTCTCCGGCTACCATGAAGGGAACATTTACAAAAGCTTTCGGTCTTACACTCGTAACTATCATTTCTGCCGTTCTTTCTGGTATGTATCTTGCTGGTTCACCAGCAGCGTATGGTATATTGGTTTTAGGCATGATTGTGGGCGTAGTACTTACAATAGTGACTTGCTTTAAACCACAAATAGCTGCTATGACTACACCAGGCTATGCAGTGTTTGAAGGTGCTGTACTCGGTATAATCTCAGCGCAATTTGAAAGAATGTATTTTGGCATTTCTGCAATCGCTGTAGGTATCACTTTAGCAACTATGTTCTTGATGTTATTTTTATGGAGAGCACAAATCATAAAGGTAACTAACCAAGTTCGTTCTGTTATAATCAGCATGACGGGTGCTGTAGCAATTTTCTATTTTATTAATATCATTGCTTCATTGTTTGGTTTCCATTTAATGCCAACAAGTGGTATTTTTGGCATAGCTATCAGCTTTATCATCGCTGGTGTTGCAGCTTTTAATTTCTTGTTAGACTTTGACAATATAGAACAAGCTGTAAGTTATGGCGCACCTAAATACATGGAATATTTCTGTGCATTTGGTTTACTCTTAACTCTTGTATGGCTTTACATTGAAATCTTGAGACTTATTCAGATGATACTTGCTATGTTTGGCGGAGATGAATAA